TGGCCATGGTCCTACTCCAATCAGTTGCGGAACGGGAATTTGAAAGCACGCAACAGGGCGCGACCTTCATCATCGTTCTTGGCAGTGGTGGTCAGGGTGATGTCCAGACCGCGGAGAGCATCGATCTTGTCGTAGTCGATTTCCGGGAAGATGATCTGCTCTTTCACGCCCATGCTGTAGTTACCACGACCATCGAAGGACTTGGCATTCAGGCCGCGGAAGTCGCGAACCCGAGGCAGGGAGATCGACAGCAGACGATCCAGGAATTCGTACATACGCTCACGGCGCAGAGTCACTTTGACGCCAATCGGCCAGCCTTCGCGGACTTTAAAGCCAGCGATGGATTTCCGAGCGTAAGTCACAACGACTTTTTGACCGGTGATCTTTTCCAGGTCAGCAACAGCGTGTTCGATGACTTTTTTGTCACCGACCGCTTCGCCCAAACCCATGTTCAGGGTGATTTTGGTAACGCGTGGAACTTCCATCACGTTCGAAAGCTTAAGTTCTTCCTTAAGTTTCGGTGCGATTTCTTTCCAGTAAATCTCTTTTAGTCGTGCCATGGTCTTCTACCTAGCAGTGTTCAAGCATCAACCGCTTTTTGGGTCGACTTGAAGACACGAATTTTCTTGCCATCTTCTACTTTGAAACCAACGCGATCAGCCTTGTTGGTTTCGCCGTTGAAAATGGCGACGTTAGAAGCGTCCAGCGGAGCTTCTTTTTCGACGATACCGCCCTGCACGCCCGACATCGGGTTAGGCTTGGTATGACGCTTGACCAGGTTCAAACCGCCGATAACCAGACGGTTGTTAGCGAGAACCTTAAGCACCTTACCGCGCTTACCTTTGTCTTTGCCGGCGATCACGATGATCTCGTCGTCACGACGAATCTTTTGCATGTCGGATCTCCTTACAGCACTTCTGGGGCGAGCGAGACGATCTTCATGAACTTCTCAGTACGAAGTTCACGGGTCACTGGCCCAAAGATACGGGTGCCGATAGGCTCTTGCTTGTTGTTCAGAAGAACAGCAGCGTTGCCATCAAAGCGGATAATGGAGCCATCAGCACGACGTACGCCGTGACGAGTGCGGACTACAACAGCAGTCATCACTTGGCCTTTTTTCACTTTACCGCGAGGAATTGCTTCCTTCACGGTAACTTTGATGATGTCACCGATACCAGCGTAACGACGATGGGAGCCACCCAGCACCTTGATGCACATAACGCGGCGAGCGCCGCTGTTATCGGCCACATCGAGCATGGATTGAGTCTGAATCATATAATTTCTCCGACCCCTAGTCCTTAGACTTCCACAGCGCGTTCGAGAACATCAACCAGTGCCCAAGACTTGGTCTTGGCCAGCGGACGAGTTTCACGAATAGTGACTTTGTCGCCGATGTGGCACTGATTGGTTTCGTCGTGCGCGTGCAGCTTAGTCGAACGCTTAACATATTTACCGTAGATCGGGTGCTTAACGCGACGCTCGATTAAAACGGTGATGGTTTTGTCCATCTTGTCGCTGACAACACGGCCAGTCAGCGTACGGACAGTCTTTTCGGCTTCAGCCATGATCACTTACCTGCCTGCTGGTTGAGCACAGTCTTCACGCGAGCGATGTCACGCTTAACTTGCGAGAGCAGATGAGACTGCCCCAACTGGCCAGTTGCTTTCTGCATGCGCAGATTGAACTGGTCGCGCAGCAGGCCGAGCAGTTGCTCGTTCAGCTGCTGTGCGGATTTTTCACGAAGTTCATTCGCTTTCATCACATCACCGTCCGTTTAACAAAGGCGGTGGCGAGCGGCAGCTTTGCAGCAGCCAGGGCAAAAGCCTCACGCGCCAGCTCTTCAGTTACGCCCTCGATTTCATACAGGACTTTGCCTGGCTGAATCTGGGCTACCCAGTATTCCACGTTACCCTTACCTTTACCCATACGAACCTCGAGAGGTTTTTTGGAGATCGGCTTGTCCGGGAATACACGGATCCAGATCTTGCCACCACGTTTTACGTGACGGGTCAGTGCACGACGCGCTGACTCGATCTGACGAGCGGTGAGACGACCACGAGCTACAGACTTCAGCGCGAACTCGCCGAAGCTGACTTTGCTACCGCGCTGAGCCAGACCACGGTTGTGGCCTGTCATCTGCTTGCGGAACTTCGTACGCTTTGGTTGCAACATTTGGCGTACCCCTTACTTAGCAGCTTTTTTACGAGGCGCTGGTGCTTGTGGTTTCAGTTCTTCTTGGCGACCACCAATTACTTCGCCTTTGAAGATCCAAACCTTTACACCGATCACACCATAAGTGGTGTGAGCTTCGTAGTTGGCATAGTCGATGTCGGCACGCAGGGTGTGCAGTGGCACACGACCTTCGCGATACCATTCAGTACGTGCGATTTCAGCACCGCCGAGACGACCGCTCACTTGGATTTTGATGCCTTTGGCACCAATGCGCATGGCGTTCTGTACAGCGCGCTTCATAGCGCGACGGAACATGACGCGACGCTCCAGCTGCTGAGCTACGCTCTGCGCAACCAGCATACCGTCGAGCTCCGGCTTGCGGATCTCTTCGATATTGATGTGCACAGGCACACCCATTTGCTTGGTCAGGTCCTGACGCAGTTTCTCAACATCTTCACCTTTCTTCCCGATAACAATACCTGGACGAGCGGTGTGGATGGTGATACGTGCGGTTTGCGCCGGGCGATGGATATCGATACGGCTTACGGACGCGCTTTTTAGTTTGTCTTGGAGATACTCACGCACCTTCAGATCAGCGAACAAATAGTCCGCATAAGTCCGGCCGTCTGCATACCAGACGGAGGTGTGTTCCTTGACGATTCCCAGGCGAATGCCAATGGGATGTACTTTCTGACCCATCTCTTCGACTCCGTTACTTGTCAGCAACCTTGACAGTGATATGGCAAGACCGCTTGACGATGCGATCAGCACGGCCTTTGGCACGTGGCATGATTCGCTTCAGCGAACGCCCTTCGTTGACGAAAACGGTGCTGACTTTAAGGTCATCAACGTCTGCGCCTTCGTTATGCTCGGCGTTGGCTACGGCCGACTCCAGCACTTTCTTCATGATCTCGGCGGCTTTCTTACTGCTGAAAGCCAACAGGTTGAGCGCTTCGCCCACCTTCTTCCCGCGGATCTGGTCGGCGACCAAGCGGGCTTTCTGGGCGGAGATTCGAGCGCCCGACAACTTAGCGGCTACTTCCATTTCCTAACCCCTTAACGCTTGGCTTTCTTGTCTGCCACGTGCCCACGATAAGTGCGGGTACCGGCAAACTCGCCTAGTTTGTGGCCGACCATGTCTTCGTTCACGAGAACTGGGACGTGCAAGCGACCGTTGTGTACAGCGATGGTCAGACCGACCATTTGTGGCAGGATCATCGAACGACGCGACCAGGTCTTAACTGGTTTGCGATCGTTCTTTTCCGCCGCCACTTCGATCTTCTTCAGTAGGTGAAGATCAATAAAAGGACCTTTTTTCAGAGAACGTGGCACTGTCGTATCCCTCTATTTACTTGCGACGACGGACGATCATTTTGTCGGTACGCTTATTACCACGAGTCTTCGCGCCCTTAGTCGGGAAGCCCCATGGCGATACCGGATGACGACCACCAGAGGTACGACCTTCACCACCACCGTGTGGGTGGTCAACCGGGTTCATGGCAACACCACGAACGGTTGGGCGAACGCCACGCCAGCGTTTGGCACCAGCTTTACCCAGCGAACGCAGGCTGTGCTCGGAGTTCGAGACTTCGCCCAGGGTCGCGCGGCACTCAGCCAGCACTTTACGCATCTCACCAGAACGCAGACGCAGGGTCACGTAGACACCTTCACGAGCGATCAGCTGAGCCGAAGCACCAGCGGAACGAGCGATTTGCGCGCCTTTACCTGGCTTCAATTCGATGCCGTGTACGGTGCTACCAACTGGAATGTTGCGCAGTTGCAGAGCGTTGCCCGGCTTGATCGGCGCCAAGGCACCTGCGATCAGCTGGTCGCCAGCACTCACGCCTTTAGGGGCGATGATGTAGCGACGCTCGCCATCTGCGTACAGCAGCAGAGCGATGTGAGCAGTACGGTTTGGATCGTATTCAATACGCTCGACAGTGGCAGAGATGCCATCTTTGTCGTTGCGACGGAAATCGACCAGACGATAATGCTGCTTATGGCCACCACCGATGTGACGCGTGGTAATACGACCATTGTTATTACGACCACCAGTCTTCGATTTTTTCTCGAGCAGCGGTGCGTGAGGAGCGCCTTTATGCAGCTCCTGGTTGACCACCTTGACCACAAAACGGCGGCCAGGGGAAGTCGGTTTGCATTTAACGATTGCCATGATGCACCCCTTCCTTACTCAGCACTGCTGCTGAAATCGAGATCTTGGCCTGGCTGAAGGGAGATAACTGCCTTCTTCCAGTCATTACGCTTGCCCAGACCGCGAGCAGTGCGCTTGCTCTTACCCAGAACATTCAGGGTAGTAACACGCTCTACTTTCACGCTGAACAGGCTTTCGACGGCCTTCTTGATTTCCAGCTTGGTTGCGTCAGTTGCAACCTTGAAAACGAACTGGCCTTTCTTGTCAGCCAGAACCGTAGCCTTTTCGGAAACGTGCGGGCCAAGCAGAACTTTAAATACGCGTTCCTGGTTCATCCCAGCAGCTCCTCGAATTTCTTCACGGCCGACACGGTGATCAACACCTTGTCGTATGCGATCAGACTAACTGGATCGGAACCTTGCACGTCACGTACATCAACGTGTGGCAGGTTGCGAGCAGCCAGGTACAGGTTCTGATCAACGGCTTCAGACACGATCAAAACATCGGTCAGGCTCATGTTGGTCAGTTTGCCCAGCAGTTCTTTGGTTTTTGGACTTTCAACAGCGAAGTCCTGAACCACGACCAGACGATCGGTACGCACGAGTTCAGCAAGGATGGAGCGCAGAGCTGCGCGGTACATCTTCTTGTTGAGCTTCTGCGAGTGATCCTGTGGACGAGCTGCGAAAGTGGTACCGCCGCCACGCCAGATTGGGCTACGGATAGTACCGGCACGAGCACGGCCAGTGCCTTTCTGACGCCAAGGGCGCTTACCGCCACCACGTACGTCGGAACGGGTCTTTTGCTGCTTGCTACCTTGACGGCCGCCGGCCATGTAGGCCACGACTGCTTGGTGAACCAGCGTCTCGTTGAATTCGCCGCCAAATGTCAGTTCGGAAACTTCGATCGCTTGAGCGTCATTTACATTTAATTGCATGTCAGCTTCCCCTTAACCGCGAGCCTTGGCCGCTGGACGTACAACCAGGTTGCCGCCAGTAGCGCCAGGAACAGCACCCTTGACCAACAACAGATTGCGTTCAGCGTCGACGCGCACTACTTCGAGGGACTGCACGGTCACGCGCTCAGCGCCCATATGACCGGACATTTTTTTGCCCTTGAATACACGACCAGGAGTCTGGCACTGGCCAATAGAGCCCGGGACGCGGTGGGAAACGGAGTTACCGTGAGTGTTGTCTTGGCCACGGAAATTCCAACGCTTGATCGTACCCTGGAAGCCTTTACCCTTGGACTGACCGGTTACATCAACCAGTTGACCAGCGGCGAAGATTTCAGCGTTGATCAGATCGCCTGCCTGGTAGTCGCCGTCTTCAAGACGGAACTCCATGACGGTGCGACCAGCTGCAACGTTTGCTTTAGCGAAGTGACCTGCTTGAGCAGCAGTCACGCGCGAAGCACGACGCTCGCCGACAGTGACTTGCACTGCACGATAGCCATCGGTTTCTTCAGTTTTGAACTGGGTGACGCGATTCGGTTCGATCTCAATGACCGTGACCGGAATGGAGACACCTTCTTCGGTGAAAATACGGGTCATACCGCATTTACGACCGACTACACCAATAGTCATGTTGTAAACCTCATGAGTGTACGGGGCTTTCACCCGCTATGGCCGCCCATTTCAGAGCGTTACACGACTAAGACCCAAGTCTTAGCCGAGGCTGATCTGTACTTCCACACCGGCCGCCAGATCGAGCTTCATAAGTGCATCAACGGTTTTATCCGTTGGCTGGACGATGTCCAGTACGCGCTTATGAGTACGGATCTCGTACTGGTCACGCGCGTCCTTGTTGACGTGCGGGGAGACCAGAACGGTGAACCGCTCTTTACGGGTAGGCAGTGGAATTGGACCACGCACTTGAGCACCAGTACGTTTCGCGGTTTCCACGATTTCCTGGGTGGATTGGTCGATCAGGCGATGGTCAAAAGCCTTCAACCTGATACGAATTTGCTGATTTTGCATTGGATTTCAGACTCCGGCTGCTATTCCCAGCGAGCGCAATACGCCCGTTAAAAGGAGGCGCAATTCTATAGACGCCCCTGGTAGGTGTCAACCCAATAAAAAAGGCCCCCGCTAAGCGGGGGCCCTCTCAAAACATCGAGCGATCTCAGAAGAGAAAATTACTCGATGATTTTAGCTACAACGCCAGCACCAACGGTACGGCCGCCTTCGCGAATAGCGAAACGCAGACCGTCTTCCATTGCGATGGTTTTGATCAGGGTAACAACCATTTTGATGTTGTCGCCCGGCATTACCATCTCAACGCCTTCCGGCAGTTCGCAGTTACCAGTCACGTCAGTAGTACGGAAGTAGAACTGTGGACGGTAGCCTTTGAAGAACGGAGTGTGACGACCGCCTTCTTCTTTGCTCAGCACGTACACTTCAGCTTCGAACTTGGTGTGCGGCTTAACCGAACCTGGCTTGACCAGAACCTGGCCACGCTCAACGTCGTCACGCTTGGTACCACGCAGCAGAACGCCGCAGTTCTCGCCAGCACGACCTTCGTCGAGCAGTTTACGGAACATTTCAACACCGGTGCAGGTGGTGACGGTGGTGTCACGCAGACCAACGATTTCCAGTGGATCTTGAACCTTGACGATACCGCGCTCGATACGACCAGTTACAACAGTACCGCGACCGGAGATCGAGAACACGTCTTCGATTGGCATCAGGAACGGCTTGTCGATAACACGGACTGGATCTGGGATGTAGCTGTCCAGAGTCTCAACCAGTTTACGAACGGACGTGGTGCCCATTTCGTTATCGTCTTTGCCTTCCAGAGCCATACGAGCAGAACCGATGATGATCGGAGTGTCGTCGCCTGGGAAGTCGTAAGTGCTCAGCAGATCGCGCACTTCCATCTCAACCAGTTCCAGCAGCTCAGCGTCGTCTACCAGGTCGGCCTTGTTCAGGTAAACCACGATGTACGGAACGCCAACCTGACGGGACAGCAGGATGTGCTCACGGGTTTGTGGCATCGGACCATCAGCGGCCGAACAAACCAGAATTGCGCCGTCCATCTGGGCAGCACCGGTGATCATGTTCTTCACATAGTCAGCGTGACCTGGGCAGTCAACGTGAGCGTAGTGACGGATCAGCGAGTTGTATTCAACGTGCGCGGTGTTAATGGTGATACCACGAGCTTTTTCTTCTGGTGCGCTGTCGATTTTATCGAAATCAACGATTGCGGAACCGAAAACTTCGGAGCAAACGCGAGTCAGAGCAGCAGTCAGCGTGGTTTTACCGTGGTCAACGTGACCGATGGTGCCAACGTTGACGTGCGGTAGGGAACGATCAAATTTTTCTTTAGCCACGACAATTAACTCCTTGCCTAAAGGACTGAATCAGCCTTGTTTTTTGGATACAGTTTCAGCGATGTGCGCCGGAGCTGTGTTGTATTTTTTGAATTCCATAGAGTAGCTTGCGCGACCCTGAGACATGGAGCGGACGTCGGTCGCATAACCGAACATCTCACCCAACGGAACCTCGGCGCGAATCACTTTGCCGGAAACCGTGTCTTCCATACCCAGAATCATGCCGCGACGACGGTTAAGGTCGCCCATGACATCACCCATATAGTCTTCAGGTGTAACAACTTCTACCGCCATGATTGGCTCAAGCAACTCACCACCGCCCTTCTGGGCCAGTTGCTTGGTTGCCATGGAGGCAGCCACCTTAAACGCCATCTCGTTGGAGTCGACGTCGTGGTAAGAACCGTCAAAAACGGTTGCTTTCAGGCCGATCAGCGGATAGCCGGCAACAACACCGTTCTTCATCTGCTCTTCGATACCCTTCTGGATAGCAGGGATGTATTCCTTAGGAACCACACCGCCCACTACTTCGTTCACGAATTGCAGACCTTCCTGACCTTCGTCAGCAGGAGCAAAACGGATCCAGCAGTGACCGAACTGACCACGACCGCCGGACTGACGAACGAACTTGCCTTCGATTTCACAGTTCTTCGTGATGCGCTCACGATAGGAAACCTGAGGCTTACCGATGTTGGCTTCGACGTTGAACTCACGGCGCATCCGGTCAACCAGGATGTCCAGGTGAAGCTCGCCCATGCCGGAGATGATCGTTTGACCAGTCTCTTCATCAGTCTTGACGCGGAAAGATGGATCCTCCTGAGCAAGCTTGCCCAGAGCGATACCCATTTTTTCCTGGTCATCCTTGGTCTTAGGCTCTACGGCAACCGAAATAACCGGCTCCGGGAAGTCCATGCGAACCAGGATGATTGGCTTGTCAGCGTTGCACAAGGTTTCACCGGTGGTGACGTCCTTCATGCCGATCAAGGCCGCGATGTCGCCAGCGCGTACTTCCTTGATCTCTTCGCGAGCGTTTGCGTGCATTTGCACCATACGACCAACGCGCTCTTTTTTGCCTTTAACCGAGTTGATCACGCCGTCGCCGGAGTTCAACACGCCCGAGTAAACGCGGACGAAGGTCAATGTGCCCACGAATGGGTCAGTGGCAATTTTAAATGCCAGAGCGGAGAACGGTTCAGCGTCGTCTGCATGACGCTCCAGCTCGATAGTCTCGTCATCCGGGTCGGTACCCTTGATGGCAGGAATATCTACTGGTGCCGGCAGGTAGTCGATCACAGCATCGAGAACCAGGGGAACGCCCTTGTTCTTGAACGAGGAACCACAAACAGCCAGGACGATTTCGCCAGCGATAGTACGCTGACGCAGAGCGGCCTTGATTTCCACGTTGGTGAGTTCTTCACCTTCGAGGTACTTGTTCATCAGTTCTTCGTTGGCTTCAGCCGCAGCTTCAACCATGTTGTTGCGCCATTCGTCAGCCAGTTCCTGCAGTTCAGCAGGGATAGGCTTGCGAACAGGAACCATACCTTTGTCAGCATCGTTCCAGTAGACAGCTTCCATGGTCAGCAGATCGATCTGGCCTTGGAAATTATCTTCGGAACCGATAGCCAACTGAATTGGCACCGGGGTGTGACCCAAGCGCTGCTTGATCTGAGCGATCACGCGCAGGAAGTTCGCACCGGCACGGTCCATCTTGTTTACGTAAACAAGACGTGGAACGCCGTATTTATTGGCTTGACGCCATACGGTTTCCGACTGCGGCTCAACACCCGAGGTACCACAGAACACAACGACAGCGCCGTCGAGTACGCGCAGGGAACGTTCAACTTCAATGGTGAAGTCTACGTGACCCGGGGTATCGATTACGTTGAAGCGATGCTCATCTTTGTACTGCTTCTCGGAACCTTTCCAGAAGGCGGTAATAGCAGCAGAAGTAATGGTAATACCACGCTCCTGCTCCTGAACCATCCAGTCTGTGGTCGCGGCGCCGTCATGCACCTCGCCCATCTTGTGACTTTTGCCGGTGTAAAACAGTACGCGCTCGGTGGTGGTGGTTTTACCAGCATCCACGTGAGCAACGATACCGATGTTACGGTAGCGGCTAATCGGAGTAGTACGAGCCATAAAGCCCTCGCAAAATTAGTGAAGCTAAGATTAGAAGCGGTAGTGCGAGAAAGCTTTGTTAGCTTCAGCCATACGGTGCACGTCTTCACGCTTCTTAACAGCAGCACCTTTACCTTCAGCAGCGTCCAACAGTTCGCCAGCCAAACGCAGGGCCATAGACTTCTCGCCGCGCTTACGGGCGAAGTCTACCAACCAGCGCATTGCCAGAGCGTTACGACGAGACGGACGAACTTCGACCGGAACCTGGTAAGTAGCACCGCCTACACGGCGCGACTTCACTTCGACCAGCGGAGCGATGGCGTCGAGAGCTTTCTCGAAGATTTCCAGGGGGTCGCTGTTCTTGCGTTCTTTAACCTTTTCCAGCGCGCCATAAACGATACGCTCGGCAACGGCTTTTTTGCCGCTTTCCATCACGTGGTTCATGAACTTGGCCAGGATTTGGCTTCCGTATTTTGGATCGTCAAGCACTTCGCGCTTGGCTGCTACGCGTCTTCTTGGCATGGATAAGCCCTCAAACGGTCTTCAGGTTCGTTCGGAATCTGGCCCTTACGGGACGCCTCCGACCTTACTCTTATCGACTCAGAAAATAAGATGATTCAGTTTTTACAAAAAGCCGCTACTACTTAGGCTTCTTGGTACCGTACTTCGAACGACCCTGGTTACGACCTTTAACGCCGGAAGTATCCAAGGAGCCGCGTACGGTGTGGTAACGAACACCTGGCAAGTCTTTTACACGACCGCCGCGGATCAGCACCACGCTGTGCTCTTGCAGGTTGTGGCCTTCACCGCCGATGTACGAGGAAACCTCGAAACCGTTGGTCAGGCGCACACGGCATACTTTACGCAGTGCCGAGTTAGGTTTTTTCGGCGTGGTGGTATACACACGGGTGCATACGCCACGACGTTGCGGGCAGTTCTGCAGCGCAGGCACGTCGGATTTCTCGACGATACGCTTACGCGGCTGACGTACCAGCTGGTTGATAGTTGCCATCTACTAGCTCCACTGTTGTCTTGCGACGCTATTGTCTTACAAGAAAAGCAAAATGGCAGGAACGAATTCCCGCCAAATTTAGGGGTACAAGAGTCTAAAGAGGATCTTGCCCCCAGTCAAGGCAAGGCCCCGGCCTCCCCGCGCATCGAACCGGGGCAAAATTGCCTCGATCCGACGAATGGGACTGCCAGGGCCCGGACTCAATCTACTGCAGAACTCAGTTACCGCTTGAGTTCAGTGCTTCGGTCAGTGCAGCTTCCACTTCACTGGCGCTTACGCGCAGCGGCTTGTCAGCATCACGGCGGCGTTTACGCTCGCTGTGGTAAGCCAAACCGGTACCCGCCGGGATCAGACGACCCACGACTACGTTTTCTTTCAGGCCGCGCAGGTAATCGCGCTTGCCGGTTACCGCTGCTTCGGTCAGTACGCGAGTGGTCTCCTGGAAGGAGGCCGCCGAGATGAACGACTCAGTGGACAACGACGCCTTGGTGATACCCAGCAGCACGCGAGTGAACTTGGAGACAAACTTGTCTTCCGCGCCCAGACGCTCGTTCTCTACCAGTACGTGAGTCAGTTCCATCTGGTCGCCCTTGATGAAACTGGAATCGCCGGACTCAGCGATTTCAACTTTACGCAGCATCTGACGCAGGATGGTCTCGATGTGCTTATCGTTGATCTTCACGCCTTGCAGGCGGTAAACGTCCTGGATCTCGTTAACGATGTACTTGGCCAGCGCACTCACACCCAGCAGACGCAGGATGTCGTGTGGATCGCTCGGGCCGTCGGA
Above is a genomic segment from Pseudomonas azadiae containing:
- the rplE gene encoding 50S ribosomal protein L5 is translated as MARLKEIYWKEIAPKLKEELKLSNVMEVPRVTKITLNMGLGEAVGDKKVIEHAVADLEKITGQKVVVTYARKSIAGFKVREGWPIGVKVTLRRERMYEFLDRLLSISLPRVRDFRGLNAKSFDGRGNYSMGVKEQIIFPEIDYDKIDALRGLDITLTTTAKNDDEGRALLRAFKFPFRN
- the rplX gene encoding 50S ribosomal protein L24, whose translation is MQKIRRDDEIIVIAGKDKGKRGKVLKVLANNRLVIGGLNLVKRHTKPNPMSGVQGGIVEKEAPLDASNVAIFNGETNKADRVGFKVEDGKKIRVFKSTQKAVDA
- the rplN gene encoding 50S ribosomal protein L14, whose translation is MIQTQSMLDVADNSGARRVMCIKVLGGSHRRYAGIGDIIKVTVKEAIPRGKVKKGQVMTAVVVRTRHGVRRADGSIIRFDGNAAVLLNNKQEPIGTRIFGPVTRELRTEKFMKIVSLAPEVL
- the rpsQ gene encoding 30S ribosomal protein S17, which encodes MAEAEKTVRTLTGRVVSDKMDKTITVLIERRVKHPIYGKYVKRSTKLHAHDETNQCHIGDKVTIRETRPLAKTKSWALVDVLERAVEV
- the rpmC gene encoding 50S ribosomal protein L29, with product MKANELREKSAQQLNEQLLGLLRDQFNLRMQKATGQLGQSHLLSQVKRDIARVKTVLNQQAGK
- the rplP gene encoding 50S ribosomal protein L16, whose product is MLQPKRTKFRKQMTGHNRGLAQRGSKVSFGEFALKSVARGRLTARQIESARRALTRHVKRGGKIWIRVFPDKPISKKPLEVRMGKGKGNVEYWVAQIQPGKVLYEIEGVTEELAREAFALAAAKLPLATAFVKRTVM
- the rpsC gene encoding 30S ribosomal protein S3, translated to MGQKVHPIGIRLGIVKEHTSVWYADGRTYADYLFADLKVREYLQDKLKSASVSRIDIHRPAQTARITIHTARPGIVIGKKGEDVEKLRQDLTKQMGVPVHINIEEIRKPELDGMLVAQSVAQQLERRVMFRRAMKRAVQNAMRIGAKGIKIQVSGRLGGAEIARTEWYREGRVPLHTLRADIDYANYEAHTTYGVIGVKVWIFKGEVIGGRQEELKPQAPAPRKKAAK
- the rplV gene encoding 50S ribosomal protein L22 — encoded protein: MEVAAKLSGARISAQKARLVADQIRGKKVGEALNLLAFSSKKAAEIMKKVLESAVANAEHNEGADVDDLKVSTVFVNEGRSLKRIMPRAKGRADRIVKRSCHITVKVADK
- the rpsS gene encoding 30S ribosomal protein S19 gives rise to the protein MPRSLKKGPFIDLHLLKKIEVAAEKNDRKPVKTWSRRSMILPQMVGLTIAVHNGRLHVPVLVNEDMVGHKLGEFAGTRTYRGHVADKKAKR
- the rplB gene encoding 50S ribosomal protein L2; its protein translation is MAIVKCKPTSPGRRFVVKVVNQELHKGAPHAPLLEKKSKTGGRNNNGRITTRHIGGGHKQHYRLVDFRRNDKDGISATVERIEYDPNRTAHIALLLYADGERRYIIAPKGVSAGDQLIAGALAPIKPGNALQLRNIPVGSTVHGIELKPGKGAQIARSAGASAQLIAREGVYVTLRLRSGEMRKVLAECRATLGEVSNSEHSLRSLGKAGAKRWRGVRPTVRGVAMNPVDHPHGGGEGRTSGGRHPVSPWGFPTKGAKTRGNKRTDKMIVRRRK
- the rplW gene encoding 50S ribosomal protein L23, whose product is MNQERVFKVLLGPHVSEKATVLADKKGQFVFKVATDATKLEIKKAVESLFSVKVERVTTLNVLGKSKRTARGLGKRNDWKKAVISLQPGQDLDFSSSAE
- the rplD gene encoding 50S ribosomal protein L4 — protein: MQLNVNDAQAIEVSELTFGGEFNETLVHQAVVAYMAGGRQGSKQQKTRSDVRGGGKRPWRQKGTGRARAGTIRSPIWRGGGTTFAARPQDHSQKLNKKMYRAALRSILAELVRTDRLVVVQDFAVESPKTKELLGKLTNMSLTDVLIVSEAVDQNLYLAARNLPHVDVRDVQGSDPVSLIAYDKVLITVSAVKKFEELLG
- the rplC gene encoding 50S ribosomal protein L3, with the translated sequence MTIGVVGRKCGMTRIFTEEGVSIPVTVIEIEPNRVTQFKTEETDGYRAVQVTVGERRASRVTAAQAGHFAKANVAAGRTVMEFRLEDGDYQAGDLINAEIFAAGQLVDVTGQSKGKGFQGTIKRWNFRGQDNTHGNSVSHRVPGSIGQCQTPGRVFKGKKMSGHMGAERVTVQSLEVVRVDAERNLLLVKGAVPGATGGNLVVRPAAKARG
- the rpsJ gene encoding 30S ribosomal protein S10 — encoded protein: MQNQQIRIRLKAFDHRLIDQSTQEIVETAKRTGAQVRGPIPLPTRKERFTVLVSPHVNKDARDQYEIRTHKRVLDIVQPTDKTVDALMKLDLAAGVEVQISLG
- the tuf gene encoding elongation factor Tu, with the translated sequence MAKEKFDRSLPHVNVGTIGHVDHGKTTLTAALTRVCSEVFGSAIVDFDKIDSAPEEKARGITINTAHVEYNSLIRHYAHVDCPGHADYVKNMITGAAQMDGAILVCSAADGPMPQTREHILLSRQVGVPYIVVYLNKADLVDDAELLELVEMEVRDLLSTYDFPGDDTPIIIGSARMALEGKDDNEMGTTSVRKLVETLDSYIPDPVRVIDKPFLMPIEDVFSISGRGTVVTGRIERGIVKVQDPLEIVGLRDTTVTTCTGVEMFRKLLDEGRAGENCGVLLRGTKRDDVERGQVLVKPGSVKPHTKFEAEVYVLSKEEGGRHTPFFKGYRPQFYFRTTDVTGNCELPEGVEMVMPGDNIKMVVTLIKTIAMEDGLRFAIREGGRTVGAGVVAKIIE
- the fusA gene encoding elongation factor G; this translates as MARTTPISRYRNIGIVAHVDAGKTTTTERVLFYTGKSHKMGEVHDGAATTDWMVQEQERGITITSAAITAFWKGSEKQYKDEHRFNVIDTPGHVDFTIEVERSLRVLDGAVVVFCGTSGVEPQSETVWRQANKYGVPRLVYVNKMDRAGANFLRVIAQIKQRLGHTPVPIQLAIGSEDNFQGQIDLLTMEAVYWNDADKGMVPVRKPIPAELQELADEWRNNMVEAAAEANEELMNKYLEGEELTNVEIKAALRQRTIAGEIVLAVCGSSFKNKGVPLVLDAVIDYLPAPVDIPAIKGTDPDDETIELERHADDAEPFSALAFKIATDPFVGTLTFVRVYSGVLNSGDGVINSVKGKKERVGRMVQMHANAREEIKEVRAGDIAALIGMKDVTTGETLCNADKPIILVRMDFPEPVISVAVEPKTKDDQEKMGIALGKLAQEDPSFRVKTDEETGQTIISGMGELHLDILVDRMRREFNVEANIGKPQVSYRERITKNCEIEGKFVRQSGGRGQFGHCWIRFAPADEGQEGLQFVNEVVGGVVPKEYIPAIQKGIEEQMKNGVVAGYPLIGLKATVFDGSYHDVDSNEMAFKVAASMATKQLAQKGGGELLEPIMAVEVVTPEDYMGDVMGDLNRRRGMILGMEDTVSGKVIRAEVPLGEMFGYATDVRSMSQGRASYSMEFKKYNTAPAHIAETVSKKQG
- the rpsG gene encoding 30S ribosomal protein S7, coding for MPRRRVAAKREVLDDPKYGSQILAKFMNHVMESGKKAVAERIVYGALEKVKERKNSDPLEIFEKALDAIAPLVEVKSRRVGGATYQVPVEVRPSRRNALAMRWLVDFARKRGEKSMALRLAGELLDAAEGKGAAVKKREDVHRMAEANKAFSHYRF